A window of Roseiflexus castenholzii DSM 13941 genomic DNA:
GAGGTACAGGACGACACTGCGCGCAGTCGCTGCGCGGATCGCCGCTTCGCCCCATCCGGTGCATGCCGCTGCGCCATAGCGGTCGTCGGCATAGTTGCCGCCACCGATAATCGGCGAGTCGCCGAGGCGTCCGGGATACTTCCATGCCCATCCGCTGGTGCTGACCGCCGAAGCGATCCGCCCCTGGCGATCCTGCGCAATGAAGTTGACCGTGCCGGTCACACGTTCGGGGTCGCTGGTCAAGGTGGCGCTCCGCCGGAGGAGCGCGGCGACCAGTTCGGGCACACCCTGCCAATCGATCATCGCGCGCCCCTCCAGACCGGCGCGCCAGACCTTCTCGGCGTGCTCCGTCAACAGGTTTTCGCGTTGCATACCAATCTCGGCGGCAAAGCGCGCCGCCCCCTCGCCGACCAGGATGACATGCGGTAGTTCCTCCATCACCCGCCGGGCAACGCTGATGGCGTAACGATACCCCTTGAGCGCCCCGACTGCGCCTGCCCGCAATGTTGTTCCGTCCATAATCGAGGCATCGAGTTCGACCTCGCCGAGCAGATTCGGATACCCGCCGTAGCCGACTGAATGGTCATCGGGGTTGTCCTCCACCAGCCGCGTTGCCATTTCGACGGCATCGAGCGCCGATCCTCCTGCCTGCAAAACGGACCATCCGGCGGCAATGCCCACGCCGCCGTTGCTGCTACCGATAATAATCATGTCGTTCCGCTCGCTTTCTCGTGCGCTGTTTTCTCGAATGCAAGCACCATATAGCGCATCAGGCGCAGGCGGTGCAGCCAGCCAAAGGCAGTAAAGAGTTCCGCCATACCATAGTGATCCGGCAGCAGGTAACGGATCAGTTTCCGCCAGACGGGAAAGGTTGGCAGCAGACCGCGCGTAATATCGTCAATCACGACCGGTTGCAGTCCGATGCGACGCGCCGTGCGCCGGTAGACGCCAAGTGTGTAACTCAAGTCGAACGGTCCAAAACTCGGCTCGATGATTCGCTCGATGGATCCGCCGAGCATCCAGAGAGCGGTGCGCATCAGCCAGGTTGGCACAAAATCGGAGAGCGCCAGGCGTCCGCCAGGGCGCAACACCCGATACGCTTCGCGGAGAAATCGCTCGCGATTGGGAAAGTGAAAACTGCACTCAACCGCCAGCACCGTGTCAAACGACTCATCGGCGTAGGGCAGGCGCATCGCGTCGCCTATCGAAAAATCGACCAGATTGCCGGGGCGGGCACAGGCGATGTAGCGCGCCTGCTCGATCTGCGACGGATCGATGTTCAGTCCCAGCAGCTCGACCTGATCGAAGGATTCATTGAGCAACGCCAGCGTGCCGCCGAGGCCGCAGCCGACATCGAGCACGCGGTGACCGGAGCGCACGTTGCCCGCTCTGATGATCCGCAGGGTCAGCGCATCGGCGGCGCGCACGAAATCGGCAATCGAACCATCGGCGCGCGCCGGTTCTTCCCAGAACCCAAAATGAACATGCCGACCAAAGGCAGTGAGCGCCACCGGATCGGCGGCGCGCCGCCGTTCCAGCACACGTTCAAAGTAGGTCAACCCGACCTGTGACCGATTTCTAGCGATGGTCTTCATAGCGGCGAAACAGGACGACGGCGTTTTGCCCACCGAAGCCGAACGCATTCGCAAGCGCAACCCGCACATTCTGGCGGCGCGCCCGGTCAGGCACATAATCGAGATCGCACGCCGGATCAGGCGTTTCGTAGTTGATCGTCGGCGGAACCATGCCGGTTTCGATGCTCTTAATACACCCGATTGCCGCCAGCGCGCCTGCCGCGCCCGCCGTGTGCCCGATCATCGACTTGATGCCGCTGACCGTCACGCGATACGCATGGTCGCCGAGCGCGCGCTTGATTGCAGCGGTTTCGGCGGCATCATTGAGCGGGGTGCCGGTGCCATGGGCGCTGATATGATCGACATCCTCTGGGCGCAACCCGGCATCGTCGATCGCGCGGTTGATGGCGAGCGCAGCAAACTCACCACCAGGCGCGGGTGCAGTGAGATGATAAGCATCTCCGGTTGCGCCGAAACCGGCAACTTCGGCGTAGATGCGCGCGCCGCGTGCCAGGGCGTGCTCCAACTGTTCGAGCACCAGAATACCACATCCTTCGCCGCCGGCAGTCCCCTTGCGATGGGCGTCGAACGGGCGCACCGCGCGCGCCGGATCGTCGCCGGGAGGCGCAATCGCGCCAATGACGCCAAACGCCATCGCGTTGAGCGCCGTCACCCCAGCGTCGGTCCCGCCGCAGACCGCAACCAGTGCATCACCGCGATGCACCATGCGCGCCGCCTCGCCAATGGCGTAGGTTCCGGTGGCGCACGCGAGCACCGGCGTCGTTGTGGGACCGCGCAGACCGTACTGCATCGCCACCTGACACGATGCCATATTGGAGATGAACGTTGGCATATAAAAGGCATCTACCCGCCGGCGTCCTCGGGTTTCGAATGTGAGCGCCTGCTCCTCGACCTCAGCTGTGCCGCCGAGCGACGTGCCAACATCGACCGCGATCTGCGTCCGGTCGATGGCGTCGAGGTTCAATCCACTATCGCGGAGCGCCTCACCGGCCGCGGCAACTGCGAACTGCGCGAAGCGCGCCATACGCCGCGCCGCCTTTGCGTCCATGTGGTCACGAGGGTCGAAATCGCGCACCTCGGCAGCGATGACATATGGAATAGTGGCAATGTCGTAGCGTGTGGCAAACGAGACGCCGGATCGCCCTTCCAGCAAGGCATTCCAGAATGCGGACACGCCGATTCCGAGGGGCGTCACCGCTCCCATACCGGTCACCACAACGCGGTGTGTCGGTTTCGATTTCATACGGTCGTCATAGAGCGCACACCTGCTGCACGCAGGCGCTCATCGATCCAGGCAAGGTCTTCAGTGCGCATTGCAGGTGGCGGCGGCGGTTGTGTATCATCCAACAGATCGTACCCCGCCAGCGCCAGGCAGGGATTCCGCCGCTTCGCCGACAGCGCGACAAAGCGCGGGCGGATCTGCGGCAAGAGTTTGACGCTGATCTGATGTGCCAGGCGCTCGTGGAACGCTTGAACCAATTCGCCTTCGAGATACGGATCCATTCCTGGAAACGGCGACGGCATACGACTCCTCCTGTACGGAGGGTCATTATAGCACCATGCCTGATGAGAGGTGCGCGATGAGAGTTATGCGCGTCACTGTTGTACGCGGCAAGCGGGTGCGGGAAGTTAGCGCAACGTCGTGGTCCTTCGCGCGCTACGTGGATGCCCTGCCATAGCGCGGGGCGCGTTGTTGCCGCGCCCTGCGCCTCACATACGATTACAATTCAGAGAAAACGATACGTGGCGCCTTATTCCGTCCATGCTCGACATCGTCGAACGCTTCGTTCACCTGATCGAGCGCGCGGGTCTCATAGAGCACGCGCGTCTTCCCGGCAGCATGGAGCGCAAACGTCTCCGCCAGGTCGGCACGGGTGCCGACAATCGAGCCAATCACGTGAATGCCTTTGAGCACGGTCTCAAAAATGGGCAACTGAATGTAATTGTCGGCGGGAAGGGCAACAAACACCAGTCGTCCGCCCCGACTCAATGAATGATACGCCTGCTCAAACGCCTTCGGTGAGACTGCTACGCAGATCGCGGCGTCGGCGCCGCCCCATTTCTTCAGTTCTTCCACCGGATCCTGGGTTTTGGCGTTGATCGTAATATCGGCGCCGAGTTCCCGCGCAGTCTGCAACCGCTCATCGAGCAGGTCGATCGCTGCGACCGTCGCTCCGGCGATCTTCGCGTACTGCAACGCCAGATGTCCCAATCCCCCGACGCCAAAAACGGCGACCAACTCCGAAGGGCGCGCCCCGGAGACTTTGACCGCCTTGTAGGTCGTGACGCCGGCACAAGTGAGCGGCGCAGCATCGAGCGGCGACACGCCCTGAGGAACGATGCCCACGTATTTTGCGAAGGCTTTGGCATACTGAGCATACGCACCATCAAGAAAGTAGCCGGTGTTGAGTTGACGTTCGCAGAGCGTCTCCCAACCAGACGCACAGTATTTACAATCGCCGCACGCATATCCCAGCCAGGGGATCGCGACGCGGTCACCTTCCTTCACATTTGTCACGCCTGGTCCGACGCTTTCGACAATGCCTACGCCTTCATGACCAGGGATAAATGGCAGTTTTGGTTTCACCGGCCAGTCGCCATGCGCAGCGTGAATGTCGGTGTGGCACAAACCAGACGCTTCGATTTTGACCACAATCTCACCGAATCCCGGCTCCGGCTTGGGCAATTCCTCGATGCGCAACGGTTGCTGGAAGTCGTGGACAACAGCGGCCTTCATCGTCGTCATTGGCTTTCCTCCTCGATCTTGCATGCACTTAATAATGACGATCCACGGCTGTTCTCGGACATACAATGTCCGATTTCGCCCTCATAATTGATAAAACTACATAATTGCCCATTTCAAGAAGATGTAACACCACAACAGGACTGAAACTGACCTGATACCAACATGACGCCTCTTTGGTTTCTTTTCAAACGCTAAAGAACAGAGAAGTTAAAAACTGAGGAACGATCCCTTTCAACCTCCATCCAGGCGCGAAGCGCAGGTAAACTGATGATAGGGACGCAAGAACCCTATCGGCACACAGATGCCTTCTCAGTCAATCTTCGTCTGGTGGTGCTGAAGCGAGAACTCGGAGATAGATTGATCACCAGAAGTTGCAAGGGAACTATAGCATATGGTCAAAAAAGAGTCAAGAGTTTTAATCCATCGCAAGGACCCTTTGTGTATGATTGAGGCTCAAAATCGCACGTTCTCGCCAATTCCGATGCATTGCGTTATACCTGATCGCCGGGATGTCTCGCGTGGGCGCCATCGCGCGAGATGCGGCAAGCGAGATGTGATGAACGCCCATGCGGCGATTGTTCGCAAGCCTATGGCTTGCATTGCGCGACAACCACAGCATTGCCCTTGAAAGGCGCCACCCTGGGAAAGAACGGAATCGTGGCGCAGAACAGAGGCGCGAAACCCGGACCCTATTTGCCGGAACACCCCTTTCGCGGTACCATACCCCACAACCGCTGGCCGACGTGAAAGAGCAAGGATGAGCGACACTCTGCAATTGACAGTAGATGACCTTTCAATCGAGTATGGCGCGCGGCGAGTACTGGCGGGCGTGTCGTTCGAGTTGCGCACCGGTGAGACCCTCGTCGTCGCCGGCGCAAATGGGAGCGGCAAAAGTTCGCTCCTGCGCGTGATCTGCGGGTTGCAGCGCCCGGCGCGCGGGACGGTGACGATCCGAATGGACGACGCCGTCTTTCGCCCGGCGGAGGCGCTGCACCTTCTTGGTTGGGTTGCGCCCGATCTGCACCTCTACCGTGAGTTGACCGCGCTGGAGAACCTGGCATTTTTCGCCGCCGTGCGCGGCATTCGTTGCACCCGCGCCGAGCTGGAAGCGTTTCTCGATGAAGTCGGATTGAGCGGACGCGGCGATGATCTGCTGGCGGCGTATTCGTCGGGCATGACGCAGCGACTGCGCTATGCCTATGCGCTGCTGCACCGTCCGCGTCTCCTGGCGCTCGATGAGCCAACGGTCACCTTCGATGCGCGCGGCGTGGCGCTGGTTGAGCAGGTGATCGCCCGGCAGCGCAAACGCGGTATAACGGTCATCGCCACCAACGACCCACGCGAAGAGCGGTTTGGCGATTATATCTTGCGGTTGGGGCAATAGCGCCTCCGATGGGTGACATTCCGGGAAACCGGGAGTCGGGGCGCCATCACGAGACAAGGCGATGGATCCGCATCTTTCATCCCAGGGCGCGGTTGAGCCTGCCGCCGCTACAGCGCCGCCAGAAGCGCCACTGCTGACGGCGGCGTGGGCAGTCTTTCGCAAAGACGTGCGCAGCGAACTGCGGACGCGCTATGCGCTCAATGCCGTTCTGCTGTTTGCTGTCAGCACGGTCGTGGCAATGAGTCTGGGCATGGGACCGCTGACCATCTCGCGCAACGCCGACTTACCAATGATTCACGCCGCTCTGCTGTGGGTCGCCATTCTGTTTGCGGCATTCACCGGTCTGGCGCGCGCATTCGTGCAGGAGGAAGAGGCGCGCACCGCCGCTGCGTTACGCCTCTCTGCCCGCCCAACCGCCGTCTTCCTCGGTAAACTGCTCTTCAACCTGGCATTGCTGCTGCTGCTCGTCGTGGTGACGACCGTATTGTTCATCATTATGCTGCGGGTGCAGGTCGGCAACCCGGGGTTGCTGGCGGCATTGCTGCTGGCCGGCAGCCTGGGGTTGGTGGCGGCCACCACCCTGATCGCGGCAATCATTGCGCGCGCAAGCGTGAAGGGGGCGCTGTTTGCCGTACTGTCGTTCCCGTTGCTGGCGCCGCTGCTGGTGGTCGCCATCCAGGGGAGCGCGAATGCGCTGGCGGGACGCGGATGGGAGAGCGGCATTGGCGCCTTGCAGGTGCTGGCGGGGTATACAATTGCTCTCTTTACTGCTTCACTTTTCCTGTTCAACAGCGTATGGGAACCGTAAAAACATTTGATTTACCTCGGCACATGTAGTATCATTTCAGCAATCAGCATCCGCGCGATGCCTAGAAAGAGCCGCTCCATGAGTGACAGGCTTCGCCTCGATCAGGCTGCCAGGATCCTCCTTGGCGCCTGGATGGCCGGGATCATCATTGCGATGTTCCTGGTCGTGCCGCAGTACGTCGGTCTCGGTGACGCCGGGCGCATTATCATTCTCCACGTTCCCACTGCCTGGGTAACCACTGTTGCCTTCGCGGTTTCTGCGGTGTACAGCATCCGGTATCTCTGGAAGCGCCGCGCAGCGGACGATGCGGGTGCGGTGGCGGCGGCTGAAGCCGGGTTCCTGTTCTGCGCGCTGGCAACCGTTTCGGGCATGTGGTTCGCCAATATCGTCTGGGGCACGCCATGGAACTGGGACCCGCGCGAAACGACCATTCTCATCCTGTTGCTGATCTATGCCGCCTACTTTGCGCTGCGTTCTGCGCTCGATGATGTCGAACGACGGCGGCGGCTTTCAGCCGTGTACAATCTGTTCGCTGCGGTGACTATGCCGTTTCTCCTGTTTGTTGCGCCGCGTATGGCGCAAAGCACGTTGCACCCGAATTGTGCGTTCATCCAGGGGAGCCATTGCGATGGCATCTGGCTGGAATTGAACGGAACGCGCATTGGTCAACTCGGCGATGTGGTGCTGGCGCTCCAGGGGATCGAACAGCGCGGCGATCTCGTCGTGGCGCAGGTGGAAGTGCGCATGCCCGGCTTGCGCGAGGTTGCGCTGCTCGAGCCGTCGTTTGAACTGGCGAGCGGCAAGCCAGCGGATCGCCCTGAGTTCCCCGGCCAGCAGTTCCTCCTGGCGGTCGAAGGCGTCGATCTGGCGAATGGACGGGCGCTGCTCAATATGGAAGCGCCGGGCAGCGGGCTGCTGAGCAATAGCCGTACCTTCTGGACGTTCATGGCGGCGAATATCGGGTTCCTGGGATTGTTTATCTGGCTGTATCGACTCCGCGCCGACGTGCTGCTGTTGCAGGAGCGCCTGGCGCGACGGGAGGTGGCGTATGAACTTCCTGCTTGAGCCGGCGATTGCGATCTACACAGCGCTGGCAGTGGCGCTGACGGTCTGGATCGGCATTTTCATCTTCCTATGGCGGATCGATAGCGCCACTCGCGAATTGCGCCGCCGTCTCGACGAGGAGACGCCAACCGAGCCGCCGGCTGCGCCGCGTGCGACCCTCGAAACGCGCAACGGGCACGCACGCGAGACCGTGTCGATGACCGATGAGAAATGATTTTTGACGATCAGGAGACGATGTATGGCTACTTTCTCCCCTCCTGTGCGCCGCGCTGTCGCCGTCAAGCCGCTGCATCTGCTCGGTGCGGCGGTTATTGCGCTGGCAATAGCGCTGGGCTACTACGGACTCACGGCGTCGTATCGACCATACACAGTCAGTATCGACGAAGCAACGCAGAGTGGGCGCAGTGTGCAACTCGCTGGATACCTCGGTGATATGGGCAGGTACGATGCTGATGGCAACTTTGTCTTTATGTTGCAGGATAGCACGGGCAAGATGATCCCGGTGGTCTACGCCAAACCCAAGCCATCGAACTTCGAGCAGGCTGTCAGCATCGTGGCAATTGGGCACTACGACACGGCGCGCGGGGTTTTCCTCGCCGATGATCTGCTCGTCAAGTGCCCATCGAAGTATCAGGAAATGCAATCGGCTGCACGGTCATAGCCTTGCTGAATGATTGACGGTCCGGCGTTGTTGCGAGCGCGACAGCGCGATATTCCTGCCTGACAGAATCGGCGCTGCGCTCCTCACCACGATGGCGGCGCATGCTTGTTGGGATAAGCGCCGACCGCTAGAATTCGAGGGTGGCATGTATCTGCTTGGAACAACACTGATCATCGCCGGTCTGGCATCCGCCCTACTGGCGACTGCCGGGTATGCGCTGGCGCCGCGCGGCAATCTGGCTGCGCTGACTTTCGGACGGGTCGGCGTGCGCATGACGCTGGTTGCGGTGCTGGCGGTCGTGGCGCTGCTGAACTATCTGTTCGTCGCGCAGCGGTATGATATTGAGTATGTCTATAATTACACCGATCGCGCGCTCGATCCCGCCTTTCGGGTTGCGGCGGTGTGGGCCGGGCAGCCGGGATCGTTCGTGATCTGGGCGCTCTGGGGCGTGATCGCGGCGCAGTTTCTGGTGCGCCGCACGCGCCACTCCGAGCCGTATGTCCTCACCGTGTTCATGGCGATTCAGGCGGCGCTTCTCTTCTATATGCTGATCCGTAACCCGTTCGTGCCCTTTATGCAGAATGGCGTGGCGGTGACGCCGCCGGACGGCAAGGGACTCAACCCGACGCTCCAGAATATGTGGATGCTCATCCACCCGCCGGTGCTGTTCGTCGGCTTTGCGTTGATGGCGGCGCCGTTCGCATTTGCGATGGGAGGATTGTGGCGCCGCGATTACGACGGTTGGGTCCACGACGCGCTGCCCTGGACGCTGGCGGGCTGGGTGTTCCTCGGTCTGGCGCTGCTGCTTGGCGGCTACTGGGCGTATGAGACGCTGGGTTGGGGCGGCTATTGGGGATGGGACCCGGTTGAGAATTCGTCGCTGGTTCCCTGGTTGACTTCCACGGCATTGCTCCACGCGATGCTTGTGCAGCGCACCGGTCATGGCTTACGACGCACCACGTTCGCTCTGGCAATCGCCACCTATATTTTCGTCTTCTACTCGACGTTCCTGACCCGCAGCGGCGTGCTGTCGTCGTTCTCGGTGCATTCGTTCGTTGAGGAGGGGCTGAAAACGGTTCTCTTCGCGTCGCTGGCGATCCTTGCGATTGGCGGCTTCGGCGTCCTGGCGTGGCGCTGGCGCGATATTCCCGGCAAGCCGCTCTCCGATAAATTGCTCTCGCGTGATAGTTTCTTCGTCCTGGGGATCATTGCGTTGCTGGTGATTGCAGCGGTTGTCGGGCTAGGCACGTCGATGCCGCTGATCTCGGCCATCCCCGGCGTTGGGCATCAGTTGCAGTCGATCTTCGCCGGTTCGTTCAGGATTGACGATGGAACGACGTTCAACCCCAACGCGCAGCCGTTCGCCGATGGGCGCTTCGGTCTGGTGGGGGATTTCTATAGCACGACCGTGCCGCCGCTGGGGCTGATCCTGGTTATTCTCCTGATCGTCGGTCCGTTGCTCGGCTGGCGCGACACGAATAAGCGCTCGCTCCTCCGCGCGCTGCGCTTCCCGGCGCTCTTCGCCGTTCTTGTTGCGTGTGTCGGGTTGGTGCTCGGCGCGCGTGATCCGTTGCCGCTCGCGTATGTAACGTTGTGCGCGTTCGCGCTTGGCACGAATGTCCTGATGATCGTCCGCACGCTGCGGAGCGGCTGGCTGCGCATCGGCGGCTACCTGGCGCACGTCGGTTTGATGGTCTTCCTGGTTGGCGCAGTCGCTTCGACCCTGTACGCCACGGAAGAGGTGCGCCTGCTCGTGCCGGAAGGGGAAAGTGTCAGCGCCTTCGGGTATTCGGTGACGTTCAATGGCTGGCGGCAGACGCCGGAAGGGCGCGGTATTCTTGATCTGACCGTAACCCATGGGAACGAAACGTTCCGTGCCACACCACAACTCTATTTCAATCAGACGATGGGCGCCACGATGGCGACCCCTTCAATCCGCAGCGAACTGTTCCGCGATGTCTATATTTCGCCGTCGGAGTATCAACCGCCGTATGACCGCAATATGGCCGATATGAGCGTTGGCGAGTCGGGAACGGTCGGACCGTATGAGTTCACCTTCCTGGCGTTCGATGTGCCGGATGCGCATACCACCGGCAGCGCCGATGTGGGGGCGAAACTGCGCGTCACTTACGAAGGGCAGTCGGTGGAACTGACGCCAAAGGTGCGCCTGGTGACCAGCCCATCGGATCCGGTTGGCAATATTGTCGACCTGCCAGCCGAACTGCCCGGCGGCCACCAGGCGACGCTGGCAGCGTTCGATCCGGTGCAGCGGCGGGTGCTGATCCGCGTCGAAGGATTGAACCTGCCGGTTGATCCTGCGAAAGCCGTGATCACGCTCAGCCTGAAGCCAGGGGTGATGCTGGTGTGGTTGGGGGTCATCATTGGCGTCACCGGTGGACTGATTGCGGTGGTGCGACGCACACTCGAAGGACGTGGCGCGCTCGAAGGGCGGCGGGTGCGCCTGCCGCGCGGGTTTGGCGAACTGGCGCGCTTTGTAAGTTCGCGCTGATATGGCAACGCAGGATTTCTACGACATCTTGCAGGTTGCGCCCGACGCTGATGAAGAGGCGATTTGCGCCGCTTATCAGCGTCTGCGCGAACAGTATGATCCGCAAAAGTTGAACGGCGCCGCTGCGGAACTGGTCGAACTAGCGCAGCAGCGCCTGTCACGCATCGACGAGGCATACGCGACGCTCTCTGATGCGCAGCGCCGCGCACAGTACGATGCGCAGCGTCAGGCGTCTCTCCAGGACGTGCCCGATTACCGTCCGCTTCCCCCAGCACAGCACGCAGAACGCCCCCGTGATTTCAACCCCCGTCCGACCATCAACCAGCCAGCGGCGGCGGCAATTGCGGGTCCGGCAGCAGCGGTGATTGCGGTGCTGGCGATTGCGCTGGTATCGATCATTGGCGGATTAATCTTGACCGGTGGCGGAAGTGTGCCGCAAGCGGTCCCTACTCCCACAACTTCGCCGATGGACGCGCTGGAGACCATGATCGCCCGCGCCCGTCAGATTGCTGAACAGAACGAGAACGATGCGCAGGCGTGGTTGGACTATGCCAACCTCCTCTACGACAGTGTCCAGATTGTGCGCGAACAGGCGCCCAATAGCGTGCTGTATCAGCAACGCCTGCCGCGCTGGCTCGAAGCGGCAAAGGCTTATGAGCGCGTCCTCGAACTCGATCCGACCAACGCAGTCGCGCGCGGCGACCTCGGCGCCTCCCGCTGTTTCTATGGCGCCGGCGTGGGGGATCAGACGTTTGTGGTGGAGGGATTGAAGGACCTGGAGACGGCCACCGCAGCACGCCCCGAAGATACGCGCCTGCTGCTCAATCTTGGCTCGTGCCTGGCATCGGCCCAACCGCCGCGCACCGACGAAGCCATCGAGGTCTGGCAGCGCATTATCTCAATTGCGCCAACCGGATCGCCCGTCGCCAACGAAGCGCAGCGTCTGATCGATCAGGTGCGCAGGTAGAGTTGGTTTTCACAACTCTCGGACCGCGCTGTCGGTCGTTGGCTGAGCCTTGTTGAAGCTGAGCGTCACGAAATGATACCAATGACGACTGAAGATGCCGCATACTTGTCATTCCGAGCCCTTCGCTTCGCTCAGGGTAAACGCAGCGAGGAATCTGAGCAGGTCGCGCGCGAACCCTCGCGCTGCTCGGGGTGACCATGCCGGATGGTCACAGGTAATTGGTATGAGATGGACGCCACAGCGTTTTGCTGCGCGTTGCAGCGCTGTGTCGAGCGTTGCCGGCGGCAACCCATTGCGCATCGCCAGCTCCAGGTACGCGGCATCGTAGGTGGACCGCCCCTGTTCACGCGCGAGCGCGACACCATTGCTCAGCATTCGAGGCGCTGCGAGCGCTTCTATTTCAATCGGCAACACCCGAATCAACCATAGAAAGCGATTGCTTTCCGCCTGGCTCAACCTTCCACGTCGTTCAGCGCCGAGCAAGGCGCTTCCGATCTCCAGAGACCAGATCGCAGGAACCAGCGCTGAGGTTTGCGCCAACCGATCCAGTGCCACATCAGCCAGATCGCTGCTCTCGTCCTCAAAACACCAGGCAAGCGTGATAGATGCATCAAGGACAAACCGCTGATCGACGCTCATGATCGCCCTTCCTCGATCAACTCGCGCGTGGTTGTTCCGCTCAGGCGCCGCCCTTTGCGAAATGCCCGGAGTTCGGCGATGACCTTGGTGTATGGACGTGTGGAGGTTTCTTCCACCGGCGCAAGGATAGCGACCGGCGTTCCGTGGAAAGTGATGATCCGCTCACCCTGACGGACGCGCGCCAATACTACCAATGACGATTGAAGATGCCGCATGCGTGTCATTCCGAGCCCTTCGCTTCGCTCAGGGTAAACGCAGCGAGGAATCTGAGCGGGTCGCGCACGACCCCTCGCGCTGCTCGGGGTGACCATGCCCGATATTCACAAGTCATTGGTATAAGTCGGAGAAACATGTTAACAGTAATCCTTTTTAGACCGGTCTGCGACCAGACTATCCCGTGTCTTGCACGCTGTCAAAGATGAGGCAGACCGTGTCTGTGCACGGTTGGGGGCAACGATCTCGTCGATTGCACAACACAGAGGCTCAGGAAACGTCCCGGAATATCGCATATCAGGCGGACGCTCGTCACTCGTCACTGCCGGACAACACAACCACCTTAATTGAGCAGCA
This region includes:
- the ccsA gene encoding cytochrome c biogenesis protein CcsA, producing the protein MYLLGTTLIIAGLASALLATAGYALAPRGNLAALTFGRVGVRMTLVAVLAVVALLNYLFVAQRYDIEYVYNYTDRALDPAFRVAAVWAGQPGSFVIWALWGVIAAQFLVRRTRHSEPYVLTVFMAIQAALLFYMLIRNPFVPFMQNGVAVTPPDGKGLNPTLQNMWMLIHPPVLFVGFALMAAPFAFAMGGLWRRDYDGWVHDALPWTLAGWVFLGLALLLGGYWAYETLGWGGYWGWDPVENSSLVPWLTSTALLHAMLVQRTGHGLRRTTFALAIATYIFVFYSTFLTRSGVLSSFSVHSFVEEGLKTVLFASLAILAIGGFGVLAWRWRDIPGKPLSDKLLSRDSFFVLGIIALLVIAAVVGLGTSMPLISAIPGVGHQLQSIFAGSFRIDDGTTFNPNAQPFADGRFGLVGDFYSTTVPPLGLILVILLIVGPLLGWRDTNKRSLLRALRFPALFAVLVACVGLVLGARDPLPLAYVTLCAFALGTNVLMIVRTLRSGWLRIGGYLAHVGLMVFLVGAVASTLYATEEVRLLVPEGESVSAFGYSVTFNGWRQTPEGRGILDLTVTHGNETFRATPQLYFNQTMGATMATPSIRSELFRDVYISPSEYQPPYDRNMADMSVGESGTVGPYEFTFLAFDVPDAHTTGSADVGAKLRVTYEGQSVELTPKVRLVTSPSDPVGNIVDLPAELPGGHQATLAAFDPVQRRVLIRVEGLNLPVDPAKAVITLSLKPGVMLVWLGVIIGVTGGLIAVVRRTLEGRGALEGRRVRLPRGFGELARFVSSR
- a CDS encoding tetratricopeptide repeat protein; amino-acid sequence: MATQDFYDILQVAPDADEEAICAAYQRLREQYDPQKLNGAAAELVELAQQRLSRIDEAYATLSDAQRRAQYDAQRQASLQDVPDYRPLPPAQHAERPRDFNPRPTINQPAAAAIAGPAAAVIAVLAIALVSIIGGLILTGGGSVPQAVPTPTTSPMDALETMIARARQIAEQNENDAQAWLDYANLLYDSVQIVREQAPNSVLYQQRLPRWLEAAKAYERVLELDPTNAVARGDLGASRCFYGAGVGDQTFVVEGLKDLETATAARPEDTRLLLNLGSCLASAQPPRTDEAIEVWQRIISIAPTGSPVANEAQRLIDQVRR
- a CDS encoding type II toxin-antitoxin system VapC family toxin, which gives rise to MSVDQRFVLDASITLAWCFEDESSDLADVALDRLAQTSALVPAIWSLEIGSALLGAERRGRLSQAESNRFLWLIRVLPIEIEALAAPRMLSNGVALAREQGRSTYDAAYLELAMRNGLPPATLDTALQRAAKRCGVHLIPITCDHPAWSPRAARGFARDLLRFLAAFTLSEAKGSE